A single region of the Streptomyces virginiae genome encodes:
- the dut gene encoding dUTP diphosphatase: MSQSNHDSHRPVDVLIRRVDPEVPIPAYGHPGDAGCDLVTTEAAELEPGERAVLPTGVSIALPDGYAAFVHPRSGLAARCGLALVNAPGTVDAGYRGEIKVIVVNLDPRESVRFERFDRIAQLVVQRVEKVRFHEVAELPGSARAEGGFGSTGGHAAVAGSGAGQQGGNGYASVVTDREGQ, from the coding sequence ATGTCCCAGAGCAACCACGACTCCCACCGGCCGGTCGACGTACTGATCCGCCGCGTCGACCCGGAGGTGCCGATTCCGGCATACGGGCACCCCGGCGACGCCGGCTGCGACCTCGTCACCACCGAGGCCGCCGAGCTGGAGCCCGGCGAGCGCGCCGTCCTGCCCACCGGAGTCTCGATCGCCCTGCCCGACGGGTACGCGGCGTTCGTGCACCCGCGGTCAGGCCTGGCCGCACGCTGCGGGCTCGCGCTCGTGAATGCCCCGGGGACGGTGGATGCCGGGTACCGTGGGGAGATCAAGGTGATCGTGGTCAATCTCGACCCTCGCGAGAGCGTCCGGTTCGAGCGTTTCGACCGCATCGCCCAGCTGGTTGTCCAGCGGGTCGAGAAGGTGCGCTTCCACGAGGTGGCGGAACTTCCCGGCTCGGCCCGGGCCGAGGGGGGCTTCGGCTCCACCGGCGGGCATGCGGCCGTGGCCGGATCCGGGGCTGGTCAGCAGGGTGGGAATGGCTACGCTTCGGTCGTAACCGACCGGGAAGGACAGTGA
- a CDS encoding potassium channel family protein gives MHIVIMGCGRVGSALAQTLEQQGHTVAVVDQDPTAFRRLGAGFGGRRVTGVGFDQDTLREAGIEDAGAFAAVSSGDNSNIIAARVAREMFGVENVAARIYDPKRAEVYQRLGIPTVATVRWTADQMLRRLLPSGAEPLWRDPSGGVQLAEVHTSPAWIGHKVSRLQEETGVRVAFLTRLGEAMLPTSATVLQEGDLVHVMMRTDEIDKVEAAFAEGPEEAHA, from the coding sequence GTGCACATCGTCATCATGGGTTGCGGAAGAGTGGGCTCCGCCCTCGCGCAAACCCTGGAACAGCAGGGGCATACGGTCGCCGTCGTCGACCAGGACCCCACCGCATTCCGCCGGCTCGGCGCCGGCTTCGGCGGCCGCCGCGTCACCGGTGTCGGCTTCGACCAGGACACCCTGAGGGAGGCGGGAATCGAGGACGCGGGCGCCTTCGCCGCCGTCAGCAGTGGTGACAATTCCAACATCATCGCCGCCCGCGTGGCTCGCGAGATGTTCGGCGTCGAGAACGTCGCGGCCCGCATCTACGACCCCAAGCGCGCCGAGGTCTACCAGCGCCTCGGCATCCCCACCGTCGCCACCGTGCGGTGGACCGCCGACCAGATGCTGCGCCGGCTGCTCCCCTCGGGCGCCGAGCCGCTGTGGCGCGACCCGAGCGGCGGGGTGCAGCTCGCCGAGGTGCACACCTCCCCCGCGTGGATCGGCCACAAGGTCAGCAGGCTCCAGGAGGAGACGGGCGTCCGCGTGGCGTTCCTCACCCGCCTGGGCGAGGCGATGCTGCCCACGTCGGCGACGGTCCTGCAGGAGGGCGACCTCGTCCACGTGATGATGCGCACGGACGAGATCGACAAGGTCGAGGCGGCGTTCGCCGAAGGGCCTGAGGAGGCACACGCATGA
- a CDS encoding response regulator translates to MTRVLVVEDEPQIVRALVINLKARRYEVDAAADGATALELAAARHPDVVVLDLGLPDMDGVEVIKGLRGWTRVPILVLSARHSSDEKVEALDAGADDYVTKPFGMDELLARLRAAVRRAEPAAGSGEDEVIVETDDFTVDLAAKKAVREGRDVRLTPTEWHLLEVLVRNRGKLVSQKQLLQEVWGPSYGTETNYLRVYMAQLRRKLEADPSHPRHFITEPGMGYRFER, encoded by the coding sequence ATGACCCGGGTGCTCGTGGTGGAAGACGAGCCGCAGATCGTCCGAGCCCTTGTGATCAACCTGAAGGCGCGCAGGTACGAGGTCGACGCGGCGGCCGACGGCGCGACCGCACTGGAGCTCGCGGCCGCCCGCCACCCCGACGTCGTCGTCCTGGACCTCGGACTGCCCGACATGGACGGCGTCGAGGTGATCAAGGGTCTGCGCGGCTGGACCCGGGTACCGATCCTGGTCCTCTCCGCCCGCCACAGCTCCGACGAGAAGGTCGAGGCGTTGGACGCGGGCGCCGACGACTACGTCACCAAGCCCTTCGGCATGGACGAGCTGCTGGCACGGCTGCGCGCCGCCGTCCGCCGGGCGGAACCGGCCGCGGGCTCCGGCGAGGACGAGGTCATCGTCGAGACGGACGACTTCACGGTGGACCTGGCCGCCAAGAAGGCCGTGCGCGAGGGCCGCGACGTACGCCTGACGCCCACCGAGTGGCACCTGCTGGAGGTCCTGGTCCGCAACCGCGGCAAGCTGGTCAGCCAGAAGCAACTGCTCCAGGAGGTCTGGGGGCCCTCGTACGGCACCGAGACGAACTACCTGCGGGTCTACATGGCCCAACTGCGGCGCAAACTGGAGGCGGACCCCTCGCACCCGCGGCACTTCATCACCGAGCCGGGCATGGGATACCGCTTCGAGCGGTAG
- a CDS encoding DUF3093 domain-containing protein produces the protein MQLSTAHHDERLTAPRSWWGIAVLVGLACALMLLPLGTMPLLVGLVGGTALAGLVVSSYGSARVRVVGGALAAGDARIPVTALGEPEILDAEESRAWRTYKADTRAFMLMRSYVPTAVRVEVTDPADPTPYVYVSTREPKALVAALLAAREQAA, from the coding sequence ATGCAGCTCTCCACCGCGCACCACGACGAACGTCTGACCGCCCCCCGCTCCTGGTGGGGCATCGCCGTACTGGTCGGCCTCGCCTGCGCCTTGATGCTGCTGCCGCTGGGCACGATGCCGCTGCTGGTCGGGCTGGTCGGGGGCACCGCGCTGGCCGGTCTGGTCGTGAGTTCGTACGGTTCCGCGCGCGTGCGCGTGGTGGGCGGTGCGCTGGCGGCCGGGGACGCGCGGATCCCGGTGACGGCCCTGGGTGAGCCCGAGATCCTGGACGCCGAGGAGTCGCGCGCCTGGCGCACGTACAAGGCGGACACGCGGGCCTTCATGCTGATGCGCAGCTACGTGCCGACCGCGGTCCGCGTCGAGGTCACCGATCCGGCCGACCCGACCCCGTACGTGTACGTGTCCACCCGCGAGCCGAAGGCCCTGGTGGCGGCCCTGCTCGCCGCCCGCGAGCAGGCGGCCTGA
- a CDS encoding response regulator transcription factor: MRVLVVEDEQLLADAVATGLRREAMAVDVVYDGAAALERVGVNDYDVVVLDRDLPLVHGDDVCRKIVELGMPTRVLMLTASGDVSDRVEGLELGADDYLPKPFAFTELTARVRALGRRTTVALPPVLERAGIKLDPNRREVFREGKEVQLAPKEFAVLEVLMRSEGTVVSAEQLLEKAWDENTDPFTNVVRVTVMTLRRKLGEPPVIVTVPGSGYRI, from the coding sequence GTGCGCGTACTCGTCGTCGAGGACGAGCAGCTGCTCGCCGATGCGGTGGCCACCGGACTACGCCGGGAGGCCATGGCCGTGGACGTCGTGTACGACGGCGCCGCCGCCCTGGAGCGGGTCGGCGTGAACGACTACGACGTGGTCGTGCTCGACCGGGACCTCCCGCTCGTGCACGGTGACGACGTGTGCCGGAAGATCGTCGAGCTCGGCATGCCCACCCGCGTGCTGATGCTGACCGCCTCCGGCGACGTCAGCGACCGGGTGGAGGGCCTGGAGCTCGGCGCGGACGACTACCTGCCCAAGCCCTTCGCCTTCACCGAGCTGACCGCCCGCGTGCGGGCCCTCGGGCGGCGCACCACGGTCGCGCTGCCGCCCGTACTGGAGCGGGCCGGCATCAAGCTGGACCCGAACCGGCGGGAGGTGTTCCGCGAGGGCAAGGAGGTCCAGCTGGCGCCCAAGGAGTTCGCGGTGCTGGAGGTGCTCATGCGCAGCGAGGGGACCGTCGTCTCCGCCGAGCAGCTGCTGGAGAAGGCCTGGGACGAGAACACCGACCCCTTCACCAACGTCGTGCGGGTGACCGTGATGACCCTGCGTCGCAAGCTGGGTGAGCCGCCCGTCATCGTGACCGTGCCCGGTTCCGGATACCGGATCTGA
- a CDS encoding DUF4193 domain-containing protein, which translates to MATDYDTPRKTDDDVDNDSIEELKARRNEKSTSSADMDEFDSVESMELPGADLSNEELAVRVLPKQADEFTCMSCFLVHHRSQLAREKNGQPICRDCD; encoded by the coding sequence ATGGCAACGGACTACGACACCCCGCGCAAGACCGACGATGACGTCGACAACGACAGCATCGAAGAGCTGAAGGCTCGGCGCAACGAGAAGTCGACCTCGTCCGCGGACATGGACGAATTCGACTCTGTCGAGAGCATGGAGCTTCCCGGTGCGGACCTCTCCAACGAGGAGCTGGCCGTCCGGGTCCTGCCCAAGCAGGCCGATGAGTTCACCTGCATGAGCTGCTTCCTGGTGCACCACCGCAGCCAGCTGGCACGTGAGAAGAACGGCCAGCCGATCTGTCGCGACTGCGACTGA
- a CDS encoding inositol monophosphatase family protein: MISDELKAELLDVGLEAARQAGALLRDGRPADLAVAATKTSPIDVVTEMDIAAEKLITGILAERRPEDGLLGEEGADTPGTSGVRWVVDPLDGTVNYLYGLPSWGVSIAAEYGGETVVGVVAAPMRGETYHAVLGGGAWLGTTPLACRPAAPLDQALLGTGFAYVQTRRAHQAEVVARIIPLVRDIRRGGSAALDLCDVAAGRLDGYYERGLNPWDLAAGDLIAREAGALTGGRPGEPASGELTLAATPAVFASLQPLLEESGAWHD, translated from the coding sequence GTGATCTCTGACGAGCTGAAGGCCGAACTGCTGGACGTGGGCCTGGAGGCCGCCCGACAGGCCGGAGCCCTGCTGCGCGACGGCCGCCCGGCCGACCTGGCCGTGGCGGCGACGAAGACCAGCCCCATCGACGTGGTGACCGAGATGGACATCGCGGCGGAGAAGCTGATCACCGGCATCCTCGCCGAGCGGCGGCCCGAGGACGGGCTGCTGGGCGAGGAGGGCGCGGACACCCCGGGGACGAGCGGGGTGCGCTGGGTCGTCGACCCGCTGGACGGCACCGTGAACTACCTCTACGGGCTCCCGAGCTGGGGCGTGTCCATCGCGGCCGAGTACGGAGGCGAGACCGTGGTGGGCGTCGTGGCGGCCCCGATGCGCGGGGAGACCTACCACGCGGTCCTCGGCGGCGGCGCGTGGCTGGGTACGACCCCCCTCGCCTGCCGGCCGGCGGCGCCGCTGGACCAGGCGCTGCTGGGGACCGGATTCGCGTACGTGCAGACCCGACGGGCCCACCAGGCCGAGGTCGTGGCGCGGATCATCCCGCTGGTGCGGGACATCCGGCGGGGCGGCTCGGCGGCGCTGGACCTGTGCGACGTGGCCGCCGGACGGCTGGACGGGTACTACGAGCGGGGACTGAACCCGTGGGACCTGGCCGCCGGTGACCTGATCGCCCGGGAGGCCGGAGCCCTGACCGGGGGCCGTCCCGGTGAGCCGGCCTCGGGCGAGCTGACCCTGGCCGCCACGCCGGCCGTGTTCGCCTCGCTGCAGCCGCTGCTGGAGGAGTCCGGCGCCTGGCACGACTGA
- a CDS encoding potassium channel family protein, whose product MRVAIAGAGAVGRSIAGELLENGHEVLLVDKAPTAISVERVPQAEWLLADACEITSLDEAALQRCNVVIAATGDDKVNLVVSLLAKTEYGVPRVVARVNNPKNEWLFNESWGVDVAVSTPRLMSALVEEAVSVGDLVRLLRFSHGDANLVELTLPADSSVAGTQIGDIAWPEDTSLVTIIRGNRVLTPHGEETLEPGDELLFVAAQAREEQLEDLLQARR is encoded by the coding sequence ATGAGGGTCGCGATCGCCGGTGCGGGCGCGGTGGGTCGCTCCATCGCGGGTGAACTGCTGGAGAACGGCCACGAGGTGCTCCTGGTCGACAAGGCCCCGACGGCCATCTCGGTCGAGCGGGTCCCGCAGGCCGAGTGGCTGCTCGCCGACGCCTGCGAGATCACCTCGCTGGACGAGGCCGCGCTGCAGCGCTGCAACGTGGTCATCGCGGCCACCGGTGACGACAAGGTCAACCTCGTCGTCTCGCTGCTCGCCAAGACCGAGTACGGGGTCCCGCGTGTGGTGGCCCGCGTCAACAACCCGAAGAACGAGTGGCTCTTCAACGAGTCCTGGGGCGTCGACGTCGCCGTGTCCACACCGCGCCTGATGTCGGCCCTGGTCGAGGAGGCCGTGAGCGTCGGCGACCTGGTACGGCTGCTGCGCTTCAGCCACGGCGACGCCAACCTCGTCGAGCTGACCCTGCCGGCCGACTCCTCGGTCGCGGGCACCCAGATCGGCGACATCGCCTGGCCCGAGGACACCTCGCTGGTCACGATCATCCGGGGCAACCGGGTCCTCACCCCGCACGGGGAGGAGACCCTGGAGCCGGGCGACGAGCTGCTCTTCGTGGCCGCCCAGGCCCGCGAGGAACAGCTGGAGGACCTCCTCCAGGCCCGCCGCTAG
- a CDS encoding OB-fold nucleic acid binding domain-containing protein has translation MSAEPRPEKPAKPARPAGRFRRMIERLSTSQEELHSAELQEDAEAAGCTRICDCHDRQIVKVTGTLRTVTLRPRAGVPALEAELFDGSAALDVVWLGRRSIVGIEPGRRMIASGRISMTHGRRVLFNPKYELRPLGQEH, from the coding sequence ATGAGTGCTGAACCGCGTCCCGAGAAGCCCGCGAAGCCGGCCAGGCCTGCGGGCCGGTTCCGCCGGATGATTGAGCGGCTGTCCACCTCCCAGGAGGAGCTGCATTCGGCGGAGCTGCAGGAGGACGCAGAAGCCGCGGGGTGTACGCGGATCTGCGACTGCCACGACCGTCAGATAGTCAAGGTGACCGGGACCCTGCGTACGGTCACCCTGCGGCCGCGTGCGGGCGTCCCCGCCCTGGAGGCCGAGCTCTTCGACGGCTCGGCCGCGCTGGACGTGGTCTGGCTCGGGCGTCGCTCGATCGTGGGAATCGAGCCCGGCCGCCGCATGATCGCCTCGGGGCGCATCTCCATGACCCACGGCCGTCGGGTGCTCTTCAACCCGAAGTACGAACTCCGCCCGCTCGGACAGGAGCACTGA
- a CDS encoding DUF3159 domain-containing protein — protein MTSLDKPTTPEPSGPRHAAAPSEDQKAVTQAALFDAFGGIRGTVETMLPGLLFVMIFTINKNVQMSAIAAGAVAVLLVIVRLVRKDTVKHAFSGVFGVGVGVAFALFTDNAKGFYLPGMIYGAGLGVAFTLSALVGYPLLGVILGPVFKENLSWRTRNPGRKQAYVKASLAWGLIFLAKYAILFPLYFWGDATQLGWVLVALKLPPMVLAVYFTWLFLAKAPPPINVIAEWEAKEAAEAAAKGPKA, from the coding sequence GTGACGTCACTCGACAAACCGACCACCCCGGAACCGTCGGGGCCGCGGCACGCCGCCGCCCCGTCCGAGGACCAGAAGGCCGTGACCCAGGCGGCGCTCTTCGATGCCTTCGGCGGCATCCGGGGCACCGTGGAGACGATGCTCCCGGGCCTGCTGTTCGTGATGATCTTCACGATCAACAAGAACGTGCAGATGTCCGCGATCGCCGCGGGCGCCGTCGCCGTCCTGCTGGTGATCGTGCGGCTCGTCCGCAAGGACACCGTCAAGCACGCCTTCAGCGGTGTCTTCGGCGTGGGCGTGGGCGTGGCCTTCGCCCTCTTCACGGACAACGCGAAGGGCTTCTACCTGCCCGGCATGATCTACGGCGCGGGTCTGGGCGTGGCCTTCACGCTCTCGGCGCTCGTGGGCTACCCCCTGCTCGGTGTGATCCTGGGGCCGGTGTTCAAGGAGAACCTGTCCTGGCGCACCCGCAACCCCGGGCGCAAGCAGGCGTACGTCAAGGCCAGCCTGGCCTGGGGCCTGATCTTCCTCGCCAAGTACGCGATCCTCTTCCCGCTGTACTTCTGGGGCGACGCCACGCAGCTGGGCTGGGTGCTGGTCGCGCTGAAGCTTCCGCCGATGGTGCTCGCCGTGTACTTCACCTGGCTCTTCCTGGCGAAGGCGCCGCCGCCGATCAACGTGATCGCGGAGTGGGAGGCCAAGGAGGCCGCCGAGGCCGCCGCCAAGGGGCCGAAGGCCTGA
- a CDS encoding DUF3710 domain-containing protein, translating to MDGVAEQDDAGEQDSVAPRRVNLPPAPRPDGPWDVSEVLGNPADGRVDLGGILVPGVEGMELRVEVAGDAIVAATVVLGDSAVQLQAFAAPKKEGIWGEVREEIASGITQQGGIIDEAQGSLGWELRAQVPVPLPDGQTGAQLVRFVGVDGPRWFLRGVISGQGAVRPESAGVLEQIFRDTVVVRGDGPMAPRDPIVLKLPNDAQMVPDGVQTDDQEGSRFGGGMGQLDRGPEITEVR from the coding sequence GTGGACGGCGTCGCCGAGCAGGACGACGCGGGCGAGCAGGACAGTGTCGCCCCGCGTCGGGTGAACCTGCCGCCGGCCCCGCGGCCCGACGGCCCCTGGGACGTCTCCGAGGTACTCGGGAACCCGGCCGACGGTCGGGTCGACCTGGGCGGCATCCTCGTACCCGGTGTCGAGGGCATGGAGCTGCGCGTCGAGGTCGCCGGTGACGCGATCGTGGCCGCGACCGTGGTCCTGGGTGACAGCGCCGTGCAGCTGCAGGCCTTCGCCGCGCCCAAGAAGGAAGGCATCTGGGGCGAGGTCCGCGAGGAGATCGCCTCGGGTATCACCCAGCAGGGCGGCATCATCGACGAGGCCCAGGGCTCGCTGGGCTGGGAGCTGCGCGCACAGGTGCCCGTACCGCTCCCGGACGGGCAGACCGGCGCCCAGCTGGTCCGCTTCGTCGGCGTCGACGGCCCGCGCTGGTTCCTGCGCGGCGTCATCTCCGGCCAGGGCGCCGTGCGCCCCGAGTCGGCGGGTGTGCTGGAGCAGATCTTCCGGGACACCGTCGTCGTCCGCGGTGACGGCCCGATGGCTCCCCGCGACCCGATCGTCCTGAAGCTGCCGAACGACGCCCAGATGGTGCCGGACGGCGTGCAGACGGACGACCAGGAAGGCTCCCGCTTCGGCGGCGGCATGGGACAGCTCGACCGCGGCCCGGAGATCACCGAGGTCCGCTGA
- a CDS encoding sensor histidine kinase, protein MATTPAPPAAPPKPTWDPGQPEGPFPWLRPTIRIRLTLLYGGMFLIAGILLLSIIYLLAAQALREGNALMYEIVGGQNVKVTSPTCPVVSINQSYDEFNSAMKACALEQRRHALDDLLSRSLMALLGLSIIAFAFGYAMAGRVLSPLGKITRTARRVVGSDLTRRIELDGPDDELKELADTFDEMLDRLERAFTAQQRFVANASHELRTPLAINRTLLEVHLSDPGAPVELQQLGKTLLATNERSEQLVEGLLLLARSENQIVERKPVDLAEVASRAVDQVRGEAEAKGVEIRGERAPAVVQGNGVLLERIALNLVQNAVRYNVPEDGWVEVVTEAQHDQAVLLVSNTGPVVPAYEVDNLFEPFRRLRTERTGSDKGVGLGLSIARSVARAHGGRIQAMPREGGGLVMRVTLPL, encoded by the coding sequence GTGGCAACCACCCCGGCGCCACCGGCTGCGCCACCGAAACCGACATGGGACCCCGGCCAGCCCGAGGGTCCCTTCCCGTGGCTGCGGCCGACCATCCGGATACGACTCACGCTGCTGTACGGCGGGATGTTCCTGATCGCGGGGATCCTGCTGCTGTCGATCATCTACCTGCTGGCGGCGCAGGCCCTGCGTGAGGGCAACGCGCTCATGTACGAGATCGTCGGCGGCCAGAACGTCAAGGTCACCAGCCCCACCTGCCCCGTGGTGAGCATCAACCAGTCCTACGACGAGTTCAACTCGGCCATGAAGGCGTGCGCGCTGGAGCAGCGCCGCCACGCGCTGGACGACCTGCTGAGCCGCTCCCTGATGGCCCTGCTCGGCCTGAGCATCATCGCCTTCGCCTTCGGCTACGCGATGGCCGGCCGGGTGCTCTCGCCGCTGGGCAAGATCACCCGGACCGCCCGCCGCGTGGTCGGCTCCGACCTGACCCGGCGGATCGAGCTGGACGGGCCGGACGACGAGCTCAAGGAGCTCGCCGACACGTTCGACGAGATGCTGGACCGGCTGGAGCGGGCCTTCACGGCCCAGCAGAGGTTCGTCGCGAACGCCTCGCACGAGCTGCGGACCCCGCTCGCGATCAACCGGACCCTGCTGGAGGTCCACCTCTCCGACCCGGGGGCTCCCGTCGAGCTCCAGCAGCTCGGGAAGACCCTGCTCGCCACCAACGAGCGCAGCGAGCAGCTGGTCGAGGGCCTGCTGCTGCTGGCCCGCAGCGAGAACCAGATCGTCGAGCGCAAACCCGTGGACCTGGCGGAGGTCGCGTCGCGCGCCGTCGATCAGGTGCGCGGCGAGGCCGAGGCGAAGGGAGTGGAGATCCGCGGCGAGCGCGCGCCGGCCGTCGTCCAGGGCAACGGGGTACTGCTGGAGCGGATCGCCCTGAACCTGGTGCAGAACGCCGTCCGGTACAACGTGCCGGAGGACGGCTGGGTGGAGGTCGTCACCGAGGCACAGCACGATCAGGCGGTCCTCCTGGTATCGAACACGGGTCCCGTTGTTCCCGCGTACGAGGTGGACAACCTCTTCGAGCCCTTCAGGCGGCTGCGTACGGAGCGCACGGGCAGCGACAAGGGTGTCGGACTGGGTCTGTCGATCGCGCGCTCCGTGGCGCGCGCACACGGCGGCAGGATCCAGGCGATGCCCCGGGAAGGCGGTGGCCTCGTGATGCGTGTCACTCTTCCCTTGTGA
- a CDS encoding PaaI family thioesterase, with protein sequence MSGRNTALTPPADAAAPVRHPDAPAPGELLGAHYEHCFGCGGGQPHGLHLEARAGEGVSVTAEFTVKPAHQGAPGLAHGGVLATALDETLGSLNWLLRVIAVTGRLETDFVRPVPVDTVLYLEAEVTAVAGRKIYCTAVGRTGGPQSPVAVRADALFIEVKVDHFIDNGRPEEIQAAMADPDQVRRARAFEVNP encoded by the coding sequence GTGAGTGGACGAAACACAGCGTTGACGCCCCCGGCCGACGCCGCCGCGCCGGTCAGGCACCCTGACGCGCCCGCCCCCGGCGAGCTCCTCGGCGCGCACTACGAGCACTGTTTCGGGTGCGGCGGGGGCCAGCCCCACGGACTGCACCTGGAGGCCCGGGCGGGCGAGGGCGTGAGCGTCACCGCCGAGTTCACCGTCAAGCCCGCGCACCAGGGTGCACCCGGTCTCGCCCACGGCGGGGTGCTCGCCACCGCGCTCGACGAGACGCTCGGTTCCCTGAACTGGCTGCTGCGCGTCATCGCGGTGACGGGACGGCTGGAGACCGACTTCGTGCGGCCCGTGCCGGTGGACACCGTGCTGTACCTGGAGGCCGAGGTCACCGCCGTCGCCGGGCGGAAGATCTACTGCACGGCCGTCGGCCGGACAGGCGGACCGCAGAGCCCGGTCGCCGTACGTGCCGACGCCCTCTTCATCGAGGTGAAGGTCGACCACTTCATCGACAACGGACGGCCCGAGGAGATCCAGGCGGCGATGGCCGACCCGGACCAGGTCAGGCGCGCACGCGCCTTTGAGGTGAACCCCTGA
- a CDS encoding ferrochelatase, with amino-acid sequence MSDQLRAPDGGSAAPYDALLLLSFGGPEGPDDVVPFLENVTRGRGIPRERLKEVGQHYFGFGGVSPINGQNRELLDALRGDFAGHGLDLPVYWGNRNWAPYLTDVMREMAADGRRRIAVLATSAYASYSGCRQYRENLADALATLAEEGVELPRVDKLRHYFNHPGFVEPMIDGVLASLAELPEKVRSGAHLAFTTHSIPTAAADTSGPIEDHTEDGEGGAYVKQHLDVAKVIADEVAARTGTAHTWELVYQSRSGAPHIPWLEPDICDHLETLHAAGAPAVVMVPIGFVSDHMEVLYDLDTEATAKAAELGLPVRRSATVGADPRFAGAVRELVLERAAKERGEPAAECWVGTLGQSHDLCAVGCCPARGPRPAAAGVDSPYA; translated from the coding sequence ATGTCAGACCAGCTCCGTGCCCCCGACGGCGGCTCCGCCGCCCCTTACGACGCCCTCCTGCTGCTGTCCTTCGGCGGCCCCGAGGGACCGGACGACGTCGTGCCCTTCCTGGAGAACGTCACGCGCGGGCGCGGTATCCCGCGCGAGCGGCTCAAGGAGGTCGGACAGCACTACTTCGGGTTCGGCGGGGTCAGCCCGATCAACGGGCAGAACCGCGAGCTGCTGGACGCGCTGCGGGGGGACTTCGCCGGGCACGGGCTGGACCTGCCGGTCTACTGGGGCAACCGGAACTGGGCCCCGTACCTGACCGACGTCATGCGGGAGATGGCCGCCGACGGACGCCGCCGCATCGCCGTGCTCGCGACCAGCGCGTACGCCTCGTACTCGGGCTGCCGCCAGTACCGCGAGAACCTCGCCGACGCGCTGGCCACGCTCGCCGAGGAGGGGGTGGAACTGCCGCGGGTCGACAAGCTGCGGCACTACTTCAACCACCCCGGCTTCGTGGAACCCATGATCGACGGGGTGCTGGCCTCGCTCGCCGAGCTGCCCGAGAAGGTGCGCTCCGGCGCGCACCTCGCCTTCACCACCCACTCCATCCCGACCGCCGCGGCGGACACCTCCGGTCCGATCGAGGACCACACCGAGGACGGTGAGGGCGGGGCGTACGTCAAGCAGCACCTCGACGTCGCCAAGGTGATCGCGGACGAGGTGGCCGCACGCACCGGGACCGCGCACACCTGGGAGCTCGTCTACCAGTCCCGCAGCGGCGCCCCGCACATCCCGTGGCTGGAGCCGGACATCTGCGACCACCTGGAGACCCTGCACGCCGCCGGCGCGCCCGCCGTCGTCATGGTGCCCATCGGCTTCGTCTCCGACCACATGGAAGTCCTCTACGACCTGGACACCGAGGCCACCGCGAAGGCGGCCGAGCTGGGCCTGCCCGTGCGGCGCTCGGCGACCGTCGGCGCCGATCCGCGCTTCGCGGGGGCGGTACGGGAGCTGGTGCTGGAGCGGGCCGCCAAGGAACGCGGGGAGCCGGCGGCGGAGTGCTGGGTCGGCACCCTGGGGCAGAGTCATGACCTGTGCGCGGTGGGCTGCTGCCCGGCGCGGGGCCCCCGGCCTGCGGCCGCGGGCGTGGACAGTCCGTACGCGTAG